A window from Chiloscyllium punctatum isolate Juve2018m chromosome 3, sChiPun1.3, whole genome shotgun sequence encodes these proteins:
- the ppil4 gene encoding peptidyl-prolyl cis-trans isomerase-like 4 isoform X2, translated as MFSKLYGDQARFFEAEKIPRIKHKKKGTVSMVNNGNDQHASQFLITAGENVDYLDGVHTVFGEVTEGMDVLMKINEAFVDKDFCPYQDIRITHTVILEDPFDDPAGLQIPDRSPEPTKEQLDSGRIGADEEIDDTKGKTAEEIEEVLAEKEAKTRAILLEMVGDLPDAEIKPPENVLFVCKLNPVTTDEDLEVIFSRFGPIKSCEIIRDWKTGESLCYAFIEFEKQEHCENAYFKMDNVLIDDRRIHVDFSQSVAKVQWKGKGAKYTKDDFKEYEKDLSKHSNITLKSKVQPKQDPKYELLLDEAETSGSQQHSKKHHKEKRSRRHMEEEESDRWKAANCKATTDEYCREKDRGQKKRDRYRSQSRSESQEKDHHKRSKKSRHQERKNRSPKRSK; from the exons TAAGCTGTATGGAGATCAGGCAAGATTTTTTGAGGCAGAAAAGATACCTCGAATTAAACATAAGAAAAAAGGAACTGTATCCATGGTGAATAATGGCAATGATCAGCATGCATCGCAG TTTTTGATCACTGCAGGAGAAAACGTGGATTATCTTGATGGTGTACATACAGTATTTGGTGAGGTGACTGAAGGCATGGATGTCCTGATGAAGATCAATGAGGCCTTTGTTGACAAGGATTTCTGTCCATATCAAGATATCAG GATAACCCACACAGTGATACTGGAGGATCCATTTGATGATCCTGCAGGTTTGCAAATTCCAGATCGCTCACCAGAACCCACCAAAGAACAGCTTGAT AGTGGCAGAATAGGAGCTGATGAAGAAATAGATGATACCAAAGGAAAAACTGCAGAGGAAATTGAAGAAGTGCTGGCAGAGAAAGAAGCAAAAACCAGAGCAATACTGCTGGAAATG GTTGGAGATCTACCAGATGCAGAAATAAAGCCACCTGAAAATGTGCTGTTTGTTTGTAAACTCAATCCAGTCACCACAGATGAAGATTTAGAGGTCATTTTTTCAAGATTTGGGCCAATCAAGAG CTGTGAAATAATTAGAGACTGGAAGACCGGAGAATCTCTCTGCTATGCCTTCATTGAGTTTGAGAAG CAGGAGCATTGTGAAAATGCTTACTTTAAGATGGATAATGTGCTAATAGATGACAGAAGAATACATGTGGACTTCAGCCAATCTGTAGCGAAGGTacagtggaaagggaaag GTGCAAAATACACCAAAGATGATTTTAAAGAGTATGAGAAAGACCTTAGCAAACATTCCAACATTACCTTGAAGAGTAAAGTTCAACCTAAACAGGA cccaaAATATGAACTATTACTGGATGAGGCGGAGACCAGTGGAAGCCAGCAGCATTCAAAGAAACACCACAAGGAGAAACGGTCTCGTCGGCATATGGAAGAAgaagaaagtgataggtggaaagCAGCCAACTGCAAG GCAACAACTGATGAATACTGCAGAGAAAAAGATAGAGGTCAGAAAAAGCGGGACCGATATCGCAGCCAGAGCAGGAGTGAATCCCAAGAGAAAGATCACCACAAGCGAAGCAAGAAGTCCAGACATCAAGAAAGGAAGAACAGAAGTCCTAAAAGATCCAAATAG